The Methanoregula boonei 6A8 genome has a window encoding:
- a CDS encoding type IV pilin N-terminal domain-containing protein: MKHSRENAVSPVVGVMLMLVVTIIIAALVSAFAGGMAKTSDKPPQATIQGSFSQSSGLVLYHNGGDTLTTKQLVITLTPSSEFGEGLDRTAVILNKSLITDANGNAWLNVTDGTIGVPAFAPGSSMYINVTNLQIIGSQSGAGMLFATTGHGSQWPTWWAESLMNPANVGKDIIIEVDTTTGQMVSKVKIPIKP; encoded by the coding sequence ATGAAACATTCAAGAGAAAATGCGGTCTCTCCGGTTGTTGGCGTGATGCTGATGCTCGTAGTGACGATCATCATCGCTGCACTTGTCAGCGCCTTTGCCGGTGGCATGGCAAAGACGAGCGATAAGCCCCCGCAGGCAACTATCCAGGGAAGCTTCAGCCAGTCCAGCGGTCTCGTCCTGTACCACAATGGTGGGGACACGCTCACTACAAAGCAGCTTGTCATTACCCTTACACCGAGCAGTGAATTCGGCGAAGGTCTGGACAGGACTGCGGTAATTTTGAACAAATCATTGATCACCGATGCAAACGGCAATGCATGGCTGAATGTTACCGATGGGACTATTGGTGTTCCGGCATTTGCTCCGGGCTCATCGATGTATATTAATGTGACCAACCTGCAGATTATCGGATCGCAGAGCGGGGCGGGGATGCTGTTTGCCACAACGGGTCATGGTTCACAGTGGCCTACATGGTGGGCAGAATCCCTTATGAACCCAGCCAATGTGGGTAAGGATATCATCATAGAGGTTGATACAACCACCGGCCAGATGGTCTCAAAGGTGAAAATTCCGATTAAGCCCTGA
- a CDS encoding type IV pilin yields MYIARAQKGKNIKSGNDWAVSPVVGVMLMLVVTIIIAAVVSGFSGGLIGGNNQKAPTLDMDISIANNGYWSGSHFSAKVIGVESGISTQNLKIVTLWSKTLSNGTQVTGGATILPGTTNTNLTYQPCTFMEYGVWQFNSPLGYGTGVNGTSWPWQPYDPPAGATLGSSYNLAPGDSRGSAQQWFGNYNLVSGTTMYAEPFGQGEGPVGDQAGTAFPVGYGINTAPYSYSYGGDGATYNFQPGETDEMMAVLGSNWNVLMPGDTVSVRVIHIPTGKTILQKNVIVEG; encoded by the coding sequence ATGTATATCGCACGTGCACAAAAGGGAAAAAACATAAAATCAGGAAATGACTGGGCTGTCTCCCCGGTGGTAGGCGTGATGCTGATGCTCGTGGTCACGATCATCATCGCAGCGGTGGTCAGCGGGTTTTCCGGCGGACTGATTGGCGGTAACAACCAGAAGGCCCCGACCCTTGACATGGATATTAGTATTGCCAACAACGGCTATTGGTCGGGAAGCCATTTCTCCGCCAAGGTCATTGGTGTGGAATCGGGTATCTCAACCCAGAATCTCAAGATTGTAACTTTGTGGAGTAAAACGCTAAGTAACGGAACCCAGGTAACCGGCGGTGCAACGATTCTGCCCGGGACTACCAACACGAACCTGACGTACCAGCCATGCACATTCATGGAATACGGAGTCTGGCAGTTTAACTCCCCCCTGGGATACGGAACAGGTGTCAATGGAACCTCGTGGCCATGGCAGCCGTACGACCCGCCGGCAGGAGCCACACTGGGTAGCTCGTACAATCTTGCACCTGGCGACTCAAGGGGCAGTGCCCAACAATGGTTTGGGAATTATAACCTCGTGTCAGGTACCACCATGTATGCAGAACCGTTCGGCCAGGGAGAGGGACCCGTAGGAGATCAGGCCGGAACAGCTTTCCCCGTAGGCTACGGGATCAACACCGCACCCTATTCATACTCCTATGGGGGTGACGGTGCAACCTACAACTTCCAGCCCGGCGAAACCGATGAAATGATGGCGGTTCTCGGCAGCAACTGGAACGTTCTCATGCCCGGGGACACGGTCTCGGTCAGGGTCATCCATATACCCACCGGAAAGACGATCCTGCAGAAGAACGTGATCGTGGAGGGATGA
- a CDS encoding type IV pilin N-terminal domain-containing protein → MAVSPVIGVMLMLVVTIIIAAVVSGFAGGLVGGSTQKAPTLSMNVKIINMGSWVGSGFFATVTGVSDPIQTKDLKIVTSWSTTKKYDPGYPSGSVASNTAIGATFTGGNTSVPLTLNANHMAGTGTYNAIAPFGFGAGINGSTTISDVNPTMPTFLQNFGNYSLQSGTNLYAQPSGAVSWAYVGGEAGATSSTNGYGVSSPFAYSSNYFTSSYVDPTQAVLGLGWENLRPGDIVNVRIIHIPSGKAIFDKDVVVTGAA, encoded by the coding sequence GTGGCAGTCTCGCCGGTTATTGGGGTGATGCTGATGCTTGTGGTGACGATCATCATTGCGGCAGTGGTCAGCGGGTTTGCCGGGGGATTGGTTGGGGGGAGCACCCAGAAGGCCCCGACCCTCTCCATGAATGTGAAGATTATCAACATGGGGAGCTGGGTCGGGAGCGGGTTCTTTGCGACCGTGACCGGTGTCAGCGACCCTATCCAGACCAAGGATCTCAAGATCGTTACCTCGTGGTCGACTACCAAAAAGTATGATCCGGGATATCCTTCAGGTTCTGTAGCGAGTAATACTGCCATTGGTGCGACATTCACGGGCGGCAACACATCCGTTCCCCTGACCCTGAATGCCAATCACATGGCTGGGACTGGCACCTATAATGCTATAGCACCGTTCGGGTTCGGTGCTGGCATTAATGGATCGACAACGATCAGTGATGTTAACCCTACGATGCCGACATTCCTGCAGAATTTCGGTAACTATTCCCTGCAGTCGGGGACCAACCTCTACGCACAGCCATCCGGGGCCGTAAGCTGGGCCTATGTTGGTGGTGAAGCGGGAGCAACTAGCAGTACAAACGGTTATGGGGTAAGTTCACCGTTTGCCTACTCCAGCAACTATTTCACTTCAAGCTATGTCGATCCCACACAGGCAGTACTTGGTCTTGGATGGGAGAACCTACGGCCCGGAGATATCGTGAATGTGCGGATCATTCATATCCCCAGTGGCAAAGCGATCTTCGATAAGGATGTCGTAGTGACAGGGGCGGCGTGA
- a CDS encoding protein kinase family protein yields the protein MGWRQKIVDLFFESEDPPRSHPASSRAWTAGYLVKNRYELLEITKSDQYVTYTARDQTAKKTLSIITVPDNLVNDAGAVQDFMDGADEWVSLGHHTNIVFADFVEMVDGRPLLFSEYTGNGVLRQYLKSFPLEKTLDFAIQFCTGMEYAHEKLETFHGSIRPSSVMVQKNPVFRFGHCYKIRDFGIAQSFPQDPRIVHGKYPADTGTFSFTPPELFPQKIKENFSFHGTASTKSDIYAFGVLLYVMATGKMPFYGPDEIFCGCPERPLSSNPKVPESLDRLIGRCMKRRPEDRYADFGEIKNELKRVFRELTGEEYAVIGRKDSWAHNDWNSTREVFVEPDSACFDEVVTAFECSILLEPENIQSLVNKGDFLAELGRFDEAVSAYARALELSPNDARVWNNKGTLLARCGRLKEAVSAYSRGLELSPGDARAWNNKGVLLAELGRLEEAVTAYTRALELAPADVKIWNNKGDALAELGRFDEAVSAFRHVCTVDPEDTDAWYSTGGSPAPLGRFETALAFETPLPNLPRENTSRPREAEKWYCEGESLARRGKFEEAVSAYDHAITLKPDYADAWLNKGTAYGILGKDRDAVRCFGKFVQMAPPESAAQVREVEQLIGQMKP from the coding sequence ATGGGTTGGCGTCAAAAAATTGTTGATCTCTTTTTTGAGAGCGAGGACCCCCCCCGGAGCCACCCTGCCTCGTCCCGAGCCTGGACTGCCGGGTATCTCGTAAAAAACCGTTATGAACTCCTGGAAATAACCAAAAGCGACCAGTATGTTACCTATACTGCACGGGACCAAACAGCAAAGAAAACACTCTCGATCATAACCGTACCGGATAATCTCGTGAATGATGCGGGTGCCGTCCAAGACTTCATGGACGGGGCAGACGAGTGGGTGAGCCTCGGTCACCATACCAATATCGTTTTTGCCGATTTTGTAGAGATGGTCGATGGCAGGCCCCTGTTGTTTTCTGAATATACCGGGAACGGGGTCCTCAGGCAGTACCTGAAATCTTTTCCTCTCGAAAAAACGCTGGACTTCGCCATCCAGTTCTGTACGGGTATGGAATATGCCCATGAGAAGCTGGAGACGTTTCATGGCAGCATCAGGCCTTCCAGCGTGATGGTGCAGAAAAATCCCGTCTTCAGGTTCGGACACTGCTATAAGATCCGGGATTTCGGTATAGCACAATCATTTCCCCAGGATCCCCGAATTGTACATGGGAAATATCCTGCCGATACCGGGACTTTTTCTTTTACACCCCCGGAATTATTCCCGCAAAAAATCAAGGAGAACTTTTCTTTTCACGGTACAGCATCCACAAAATCCGATATCTATGCATTTGGTGTCCTGCTCTACGTGATGGCAACGGGAAAGATGCCTTTCTATGGGCCAGATGAGATCTTCTGCGGGTGCCCCGAGCGCCCCCTGTCCTCAAATCCGAAGGTACCGGAGAGCCTGGACCGGCTGATCGGGAGATGCATGAAACGGCGGCCGGAGGACAGGTATGCCGATTTCGGGGAAATAAAAAACGAACTAAAGCGGGTCTTCAGGGAGCTGACCGGGGAAGAGTACGCAGTCATCGGCAGGAAGGATTCCTGGGCGCATAACGATTGGAACAGCACCCGGGAGGTATTTGTTGAGCCGGACTCAGCGTGTTTCGATGAGGTTGTAACCGCCTTTGAATGCTCGATCCTCCTTGAGCCGGAGAACATCCAGTCGCTGGTCAACAAAGGGGATTTCCTCGCAGAACTTGGCCGGTTTGACGAGGCGGTGTCTGCATATGCCCGGGCGCTCGAACTGTCTCCCAATGATGCCCGGGTATGGAACAACAAGGGGACTTTACTTGCCCGGTGCGGCCGGCTAAAAGAGGCAGTGTCAGCGTATTCCCGGGGACTTGAACTTTCTCCCGGCGATGCCCGGGCATGGAACAACAAGGGGGTTTTGCTTGCCGAGCTTGGCCGGCTCGAAGAAGCGGTAACAGCGTATACCCGCGCACTTGAACTTGCCCCCGCGGATGTAAAGATCTGGAATAACAAGGGTGACGCGCTTGCCGAGCTTGGCCGGTTTGACGAGGCGGTATCCGCGTTCCGGCATGTCTGTACCGTGGATCCGGAAGATACCGATGCGTGGTACTCTACCGGGGGATCTCCTGCCCCCCTGGGCCGGTTTGAGACTGCGCTTGCGTTTGAAACCCCCCTGCCAAATCTGCCCCGGGAAAACACATCCCGGCCGCGCGAGGCGGAAAAATGGTATTGCGAAGGGGAGTCGCTTGCCCGGCGCGGTAAATTCGAAGAGGCCGTGTCAGCGTACGATCATGCAATCACGCTGAAGCCGGATTACGCAGATGCCTGGCTCAACAAAGGAACCGCGTACGGGATTTTAGGGAAAGATCGGGATGCAGTCCGCTGTTTTGGGAAGTTTGTCCAGATGGCACCGCCGGAATCCGCAGCACAGGTCAGAGAGGTCGAGCAGCTGATTGGCCAGATGAAACCGTAA
- a CDS encoding GTP-binding protein: protein MKLITVAGPPSSGKTAVILHIIKAAQAAGVRAGVAKFDCISSDDPATYRKAQIPVSTGLSGGLCPDHFFVANIEACVIWGKREGFDLLVTESAGLCCRCSPHIRGITALCVIDVLSGVNTPKKIGPMLKLADIVVITKGDIVSQAEREVFTFRVSRSNPRAGIVMMNGLTGQGNTSLMRHLHEIPDADSLEGSELRFAMPAALCSYCLGETRVGDTYQIGNVRRMEFPSGSGEQ from the coding sequence ATGAAACTGATCACCGTTGCCGGCCCGCCTTCGTCCGGGAAAACTGCGGTCATCCTCCATATCATAAAAGCAGCGCAGGCTGCCGGGGTCCGTGCAGGTGTGGCCAAATTTGACTGTATCTCGTCTGATGACCCGGCAACTTACCGGAAAGCGCAGATCCCGGTGAGCACCGGTTTATCGGGAGGTCTCTGCCCCGATCATTTCTTTGTGGCAAACATCGAAGCCTGCGTAATATGGGGAAAACGTGAGGGGTTCGATCTCCTGGTCACGGAAAGCGCCGGTCTCTGCTGCCGGTGCTCGCCTCATATCCGGGGCATTACAGCACTTTGCGTCATCGATGTCCTTTCCGGGGTAAACACGCCAAAAAAGATTGGGCCTATGCTCAAACTCGCAGATATTGTTGTGATCACCAAGGGCGATATCGTTTCCCAAGCCGAACGCGAGGTCTTTACCTTTCGGGTCTCGCGTTCGAATCCCCGGGCCGGGATCGTGATGATGAACGGCCTCACTGGCCAGGGAAACACGAGCCTGATGCGGCACCTTCACGAAATCCCGGACGCGGACTCGCTTGAAGGCTCGGAACTCCGGTTTGCAATGCCGGCTGCGCTCTGTTCCTACTGCCTAGGGGAGACCCGGGTGGGCGACACCTACCAGATAGGAAATGTCCGCCGGATGGAGTTTCCTTCCGGGAGCGGGGAACAATGA
- a CDS encoding ATP-binding cassette domain-containing protein encodes MTCRAGEVTCIVGPTGSGKSRFLADIESLAQGDTVTGRRILINGAPVAPSAVQSTGQKLVAQLSQQMNFVVDLSVEEFLLLHAESRLSPDPDGIVRAILVAANNLSGEKFTGSVSVTQLSGGQSRALMIADTALLSSSPIVLIDEIENAGIDRRKALELLVQKEKITFIATHDPVLALIGSRRLWFRDGGIAGIIVPDKQERESAAYVRQMDEQWARWREMIRNGKLLHIDPDGR; translated from the coding sequence ATCACCTGCCGGGCTGGCGAAGTGACCTGCATTGTAGGTCCTACCGGCTCGGGAAAGAGCCGGTTTTTAGCTGACATCGAGTCGCTTGCGCAGGGCGACACGGTTACCGGGCGCCGTATCCTCATCAACGGTGCTCCCGTTGCCCCATCAGCTGTACAATCCACGGGGCAGAAACTGGTGGCCCAGCTCTCGCAGCAGATGAATTTTGTTGTGGACCTTTCCGTAGAAGAGTTCCTTTTGCTCCATGCAGAATCCCGGCTCAGCCCGGATCCGGACGGGATAGTCCGGGCCATACTTGTAGCAGCAAACAATTTGAGCGGTGAGAAATTTACCGGGAGTGTATCGGTCACCCAGCTGAGCGGCGGGCAGTCCCGGGCGCTGATGATTGCCGATACTGCCCTCCTGAGCTCCTCGCCCATTGTCCTCATCGACGAGATCGAGAACGCTGGGATAGACCGGAGAAAAGCGCTCGAACTTCTGGTACAAAAGGAGAAGATCACGTTTATTGCCACGCACGACCCCGTGCTCGCCCTCATTGGATCCCGGCGCCTCTGGTTCCGGGACGGCGGCATTGCCGGGATCATAGTGCCCGACAAACAGGAGCGGGAATCGGCAGCATATGTCCGGCAGATGGATGAGCAGTGGGCCCGGTGGCGCGAGATGATAAGGAACGGGAAGTTACTTCATATCGATCCTGACGGCAGATAA
- a CDS encoding type IV pilin N-terminal domain-containing protein encodes MRQEKSYTQKKYGDHAVSPVVGVMLMLVVTIIIAAVVSGFAGGMISGQKKAPQATIQATYSQSGGMTITHAGGDPLAATSLMFTVSDNPEFGQGLSAVTTQVLNTSIITDANGNALKNPDGTSNLTSFKAGDSLYINRTYIDPQYFQPAVAPCDRGSSYSGTYGYIGDSYACTGNNDVYAIKWLGTGWGYDGSKTAFWNLVFVNPNNVGKTFSLTVSDQSGDTISRTDVTITP; translated from the coding sequence ATGAGACAGGAAAAATCTTATACTCAGAAAAAGTACGGCGATCACGCGGTATCCCCTGTGGTCGGTGTAATGCTGATGCTTGTGGTGACGATCATCATTGCGGCAGTGGTCAGCGGGTTTGCCGGGGGCATGATATCAGGTCAGAAGAAAGCACCGCAGGCAACGATCCAGGCCACATACAGCCAGTCCGGAGGTATGACGATCACCCATGCGGGTGGCGATCCGCTTGCAGCAACGTCCCTAATGTTTACGGTCTCGGATAACCCGGAGTTCGGACAGGGCCTCAGTGCCGTGACTACGCAGGTGCTCAACACATCTATTATTACGGATGCAAACGGCAATGCTTTGAAAAATCCGGATGGTACCTCGAATCTTACCTCATTCAAGGCCGGCGACTCCCTGTATATCAACCGGACCTACATCGATCCCCAGTATTTCCAGCCTGCGGTGGCCCCATGCGACAGGGGGTCATCTTATTCCGGTACATACGGATACATTGGGGATTCCTATGCATGTACGGGAAATAATGACGTATATGCCATAAAATGGCTGGGCACCGGCTGGGGCTACGACGGATCAAAGACTGCATTCTGGAACCTCGTATTTGTGAACCCGAACAATGTTGGAAAGACGTTCTCGCTCACTGTATCTGACCAGAGTGGCGACACGATATCGCGGACCGACGTGACGATCACGCCGTAG
- a CDS encoding ABC transporter substrate-binding protein, whose product MDENPEDPIYIIPDHSIRSVLNRYPELEHLFESYGLAELKDAPSRSKNAVYLTLADALCDKKIDCIGFIALAKEHVVAYRTPKNKTLAARSYNQRDLQFLGLMPCPVKIPFDSAFAQFISRKWRGNPPFSYLIESNANNQLAYYNHIPAFKNLSDMPDIVISPGLNGYYHRFFFDHFRKKKYFSDVMEHADIPYDNFDLRDPDGYYSMLGANIDVMVVDNTRIGDRKIPERWTDLLLPEFQESVAIRGQDGFFCETVLLTLYKETGLSGVRTLARSIASAVHPAQMVKNAGSKAGGAAVSIMPLFFANLAKKTKDVTIVWPDDGAIVSPVTMIVKRKHREDLDPLISYLAGKETGSLLSGVHFPSMAAGAAPCVPRDAAFNWIGWDYIREHDIGEETEMLGREFAAIYNGKSP is encoded by the coding sequence ATGGACGAGAATCCCGAGGATCCGATCTACATCATCCCGGATCATTCCATCCGGTCAGTGCTCAACCGGTACCCAGAATTAGAGCATCTCTTTGAATCCTACGGTCTTGCCGAACTCAAAGATGCTCCGAGCCGATCGAAAAACGCAGTGTACCTCACCCTTGCCGATGCGCTCTGTGACAAAAAAATCGATTGTATCGGGTTTATAGCTCTCGCAAAGGAACATGTTGTCGCATACCGCACGCCCAAGAACAAAACGCTTGCTGCCCGTAGCTACAACCAGCGTGACCTGCAGTTTCTGGGTCTCATGCCCTGCCCGGTCAAGATCCCTTTTGATTCTGCGTTTGCGCAGTTTATATCCCGTAAGTGGCGCGGGAACCCCCCGTTCTCGTACCTCATCGAGTCCAACGCGAACAACCAGCTTGCCTACTATAACCACATCCCGGCATTTAAGAACCTTTCCGATATGCCGGATATCGTAATCTCCCCGGGCCTGAACGGGTACTATCACCGGTTTTTCTTTGACCATTTCCGAAAGAAAAAGTATTTTTCCGATGTCATGGAACACGCGGATATACCCTATGATAACTTCGATCTCCGCGACCCGGATGGGTACTACTCAATGCTGGGCGCAAACATCGATGTCATGGTAGTAGACAATACCAGGATCGGGGACCGGAAGATCCCAGAGCGCTGGACCGATCTGCTCCTGCCGGAATTCCAGGAATCTGTTGCGATCCGTGGACAGGACGGGTTTTTCTGCGAGACCGTGCTCCTCACGCTCTACAAGGAGACCGGCCTTTCCGGCGTTCGCACGCTTGCCCGGTCGATCGCCTCCGCGGTTCATCCTGCGCAGATGGTCAAAAATGCCGGCTCAAAGGCCGGTGGGGCAGCAGTCTCGATCATGCCGCTTTTCTTTGCCAACCTTGCAAAGAAAACAAAGGATGTCACCATTGTCTGGCCTGATGACGGCGCCATTGTAAGCCCCGTTACCATGATTGTCAAACGAAAACACCGAGAGGATCTTGATCCACTCATCTCGTATCTTGCCGGAAAAGAGACCGGATCGCTTCTCTCTGGCGTACACTTCCCGAGCATGGCAGCAGGTGCCGCGCCGTGCGTCCCCCGTGATGCCGCTTTCAACTGGATCGGCTGGGATTACATACGGGAGCACGATATCGGCGAGGAGACCGAGATGCTTGGCCGCGAATTTGCTGCGATCTATAACGGAAAATCCCCATGA
- a CDS encoding substrate-binding domain-containing protein: MSRDRLLIIGLVAICVVCVGIALYATTSTVPGSSPVVLTVMMPYDQGMSSTLTHLATDYGKSHTTQINLISVKGRQAMVDEILSGNQTPDLIIIEKQYPLFNLTGLETLLSGGFVVNSDYLYTTEAVLVVPQGSAIHSLADISGKRVAMVNQTKYAAPGGCLAGYIVADANASVTPFMVSGVPEAYAAVANSSADATSIWMSDYSMQQARTGDNLSEVPLPQYGMDNYIVLLKTSGHPKEAASFMDYIVAHKDAFGNT; the protein is encoded by the coding sequence TTGTCACGGGATCGCCTTTTAATCATTGGTCTTGTTGCAATCTGTGTGGTCTGTGTCGGGATCGCACTCTATGCAACAACGTCCACTGTCCCGGGATCTTCGCCAGTTGTACTCACCGTGATGATGCCGTACGATCAGGGTATGAGCTCCACCCTGACCCATCTGGCCACGGATTACGGCAAAAGTCACACCACGCAGATCAACCTGATCAGTGTGAAAGGCCGGCAGGCTATGGTTGACGAAATCCTCAGTGGAAATCAGACCCCAGACCTGATCATTATAGAAAAGCAGTATCCCCTGTTCAACCTGACAGGATTAGAGACCCTCCTGTCAGGCGGTTTTGTGGTCAATAGTGACTATCTCTATACCACTGAAGCAGTTCTCGTAGTCCCTCAGGGAAGCGCGATCCACTCTCTCGCAGATATATCCGGGAAGAGGGTTGCGATGGTCAACCAGACTAAATACGCGGCCCCGGGAGGATGTCTTGCAGGGTATATTGTTGCCGACGCGAATGCTTCCGTAACACCGTTCATGGTATCAGGGGTTCCCGAGGCATATGCAGCAGTTGCCAATTCTTCGGCAGATGCAACCAGTATCTGGATGTCGGATTACTCCATGCAGCAGGCAAGAACCGGTGATAATCTCTCCGAAGTTCCCCTACCCCAGTACGGCATGGACAATTACATCGTGCTTCTGAAAACATCCGGTCATCCAAAAGAGGCAGCATCATTCATGGATTATATCGTAGCGCACAAAGACGCCTTTGGCAATACCTGA